The following nucleotide sequence is from Pseudomonas sp. RC10.
GGTATCTCAACCCTTTGTGGTCACTGGACTTGAGGCGATCACGTTCATGGGCGTCAGGGAAGGTAATGACGTTCGTCATGAAATATCTCCTTGGTTAAATCCTTGTGCCCGGCTCCGTATTCCGGGTTTACCGTTTGTCGTGCGACAACGCACCATACCCACAACACGTCAGACCCTTCAACCCTGCAAATGATCAACGGATCACAGTACGCGGGTGATCTCGAAGGATTGACGACTGCCATTGACGATGATGTCGACATCGTCGCCGTCGAATTTGCCCAGCAGGTTCTGCCCCAGAGGCGCACGATGGGTGATGACGGTGATCAGGGTGCCCTCGACGAGAATCTTCAGGCCCGCCGCATCTGGCCCCAGAAACAGGTGCTGCTCGACGCCGCTGGCCGATTCGAGGGTGACGACGTCGCCCGATTGAATCCCGCGTTCTTCATCGAACGGCTTGAGCGTCAGCTTTTGATAGGCGACCAGCGCTTGGCGAATCTCTTCGACCCGACGCGCCTGCCCGGCGGCCAGGTACGAGGCTTCGAGGCCCAGCGTGTCGTACTTGTTCTCGGCGATGTTTTCTTCGTGGGTCGCGGTTTCGTAGGCGGTTTGTGCGGCACGAATCGCGACGTCCAGATCAACGGTCAGTTTTTCGATGATCCCGTGTAGGACCTGTTCCTTGTTCATGTCGTTGCTGTGTCTCGTCAGGTGTCAGCCGCAGAACTGATAAATCGCCGCGCGGCTCTTTTCGCTCGGGGCGGTCTGGTTTTGCTGCATCCAGAACTGGCATTTGGGACCGTTGAAACTGCGCTGCCGGTCGGCCTGTTCGGCTTCCTGGGCCTGGCGGGCTTCGCTGTCACGGAGGATCTGCCGGTATTGATCGAACATCGGGTTGTCGCTTGGCGGTTGGGGCTTGGCCGCAGGTGGGCTCGTCAGTTGCGCAGCGGCATTGTTGACGGCCTGCGTCTGTTCGGCGGGCAGGGCTTTGTAGATCAGCAAGGCCGTGAGAGCAACGGCCAGAAAACCCAGCCAGATGCCGACCGCGATGGACACAATGAGCTTCAACGGGCGGAGCGTGACAGACAGTTCGCGGTGATTGACGTACATGGCAGACTTCCCCACTTGCACACGGTCGATGACGCCGATTGTCGCACGACCAAGGCTGGCGATTCTGCACCGTTATAAAGGACAATCCGTTTTTTTGAACATCCTCAGGGAGCCGGGATGAAAGCCTCTTGGGATATTTTCTGTACCGTTGTGGATAACTTTGGCGACGTCGGCGTGACGTATCGCCTGGCGCGGCAGTTGGTCGCCGAACACGACATGGATGTGCGCCTGTGGATCGACGACCTGTCGGCCTTCGCACGCCTGTGCCCGGGTGCCGATGCCGAGGCGCCCCAGCAATGGCGGGACGGGGTCAGCGTGCATGTCTGGCCCAAGGACTGGCAGTCGGTCGAACCGGCCGATGTCGTCATCGAAGCCTTCGGCTGTCATCTGCCACCTGCGCAGATCGATGCGATGAAAGCCCGCGAGCCGCGTCCCCTGTGGCTGAACCTCGATTACCTCAGCGCCGAAGAATGGGTCACTGGCTGTCACGGCCTGCCGTCGCTG
It contains:
- a CDS encoding transcription elongation factor GreAB — its product is MNKEQVLHGIIEKLTVDLDVAIRAAQTAYETATHEENIAENKYDTLGLEASYLAAGQARRVEEIRQALVAYQKLTLKPFDEERGIQSGDVVTLESASGVEQHLFLGPDAAGLKILVEGTLITVITHRAPLGQNLLGKFDGDDVDIIVNGSRQSFEITRVL